One genomic window of Paenisporosarcina antarctica includes the following:
- the sdaAB gene encoding L-serine ammonia-lyase, iron-sulfur-dependent subunit beta, producing MKFNSVFDIIGPVMIGPSSSHTAGAARIGLVTRELFGRQPKWAKIYLYGSFAETYKGHGTDIAIIGGLLGFDTFDERIKTSFDLAKEASLSFEFIPESGHTEHPNTARLVIGDESGEMELIGISIGGGKIEISELNGFPLRLSGNHSAILVVHDDKPGSIAKVASCLAEQNINIGHMEVSRKEQGQMALMVIEVDEPIDEHVLQQIALLPYITQVTKISD from the coding sequence ATGAAGTTTAATTCAGTTTTTGATATCATTGGTCCAGTGATGATTGGACCTTCATCTTCACATACTGCCGGTGCGGCAAGAATCGGTCTTGTGACACGCGAGTTATTTGGTAGACAACCGAAGTGGGCAAAGATCTATTTATATGGTTCGTTTGCTGAAACATACAAAGGTCACGGTACGGATATCGCGATTATTGGAGGATTACTAGGTTTTGATACGTTTGATGAACGCATTAAAACATCGTTCGACCTTGCAAAAGAAGCGAGCCTAAGTTTTGAATTTATTCCAGAAAGCGGTCATACTGAACATCCGAATACGGCACGTCTTGTAATAGGTGACGAATCAGGCGAAATGGAACTCATTGGTATTTCAATTGGCGGAGGAAAAATCGAGATTAGTGAATTAAATGGATTTCCTCTTCGATTATCGGGGAATCATTCAGCAATTTTAGTCGTACACGATGATAAGCCGGGAAGTATTGCAAAAGTAGCAAGTTGTTTAGCAGAACAAAATATCAACATTGGCCATATGGAAGTTTCCCGTAAAGAACAGGGACAAATGGCGTTAATGGTTATTGAAGTCGATGAGCCGATCGACGAGCATGTGTT
- a CDS encoding DAK2 domain-containing protein gives MKSLDGIQFAEMVKMGAHHLFQNADYVDALNVFPVPDGDTGTNMNLSMSSGSKETEAHAVAHIGKTAQALSKGLLMGARGNSGVILSQLFRGFGKDVETKSTLSAKDFAHAFQHGVDMAYKAVMKPVEGTILTVAKDSAKKAIEVAEHEDNIIVVMEELLKEAKASLERTPDLLPVLKEVGVVDSGGQGLVYVYEGFIAAMKGEKLPEKTSSYSMDDLVSAEHHKKIQGFMDTADIEFGYCTEFMVKFMPEKVAENPFNEHDFREGLSQFGDSLLVISDDEIAKVHIHSEQPGNCLGYGQKFGDLIKIKIDNMRQQHSEIVGDDYKKDVLTSVPVKKHPYAIVTVAMGEGISDLLKSVGASAVIVGGQTMNPSTEDIVKAIESIGAEKVLILPNNKNIIMAAQQAAEVIGIEAAVVPTKSVPEGLAAILAFNPEATVEDNKTTMTEAYAHVKTGQITFAVRDTSIDGVEIQKDDYMAISQGKIILASPSLVDVSKSLFHDLVDEDAEIITIIYGEDVTETEAKELAAFVEEKYSHADVEVYNGKQPLYPYIISVE, from the coding sequence ATGAAGTCTTTAGACGGAATTCAATTTGCAGAAATGGTGAAAATGGGTGCCCATCACTTATTCCAAAATGCAGATTATGTGGATGCGTTAAATGTCTTTCCTGTTCCCGATGGTGACACGGGAACGAACATGAACTTGTCAATGTCTTCTGGATCAAAAGAAACAGAAGCACATGCAGTTGCTCATATTGGAAAAACAGCTCAAGCGCTTTCAAAAGGATTATTAATGGGAGCCCGTGGGAACTCAGGCGTCATTTTGTCTCAACTTTTCCGTGGATTTGGGAAAGATGTTGAAACGAAATCGACGTTATCTGCAAAAGACTTTGCTCATGCTTTCCAACATGGTGTAGATATGGCTTATAAAGCAGTCATGAAACCAGTTGAAGGTACTATTTTAACAGTCGCAAAAGATTCAGCGAAAAAAGCGATAGAAGTAGCTGAACATGAAGATAATATAATAGTGGTAATGGAAGAATTGCTGAAAGAAGCAAAAGCATCACTAGAGAGAACACCAGATTTATTACCTGTTTTAAAAGAGGTAGGGGTTGTGGATTCCGGTGGACAAGGACTCGTATACGTTTACGAAGGTTTTATTGCTGCCATGAAAGGTGAAAAACTACCTGAAAAAACGTCCTCTTATTCTATGGATGATCTAGTAAGTGCAGAACACCATAAAAAGATTCAAGGTTTTATGGATACAGCCGATATTGAGTTCGGTTATTGCACAGAGTTTATGGTGAAGTTCATGCCAGAAAAAGTGGCAGAAAATCCTTTTAATGAACATGATTTTCGTGAAGGATTAAGTCAGTTTGGTGATTCACTGCTTGTTATTTCTGATGATGAAATTGCAAAGGTACATATTCACTCTGAACAACCTGGAAATTGTTTGGGTTACGGACAAAAGTTCGGTGACCTAATTAAAATAAAAATTGACAATATGCGTCAACAACACTCTGAAATTGTTGGAGACGATTATAAAAAGGACGTATTAACGTCTGTACCTGTAAAAAAACATCCATATGCGATTGTGACGGTTGCGATGGGCGAAGGAATTTCAGATCTTCTTAAAAGTGTAGGTGCAAGTGCAGTAATAGTTGGCGGTCAGACGATGAATCCATCAACAGAAGATATCGTTAAAGCGATTGAATCTATTGGAGCTGAAAAAGTTCTTATTTTACCAAATAACAAAAATATCATAATGGCTGCCCAACAAGCCGCTGAAGTGATTGGAATTGAAGCAGCCGTTGTCCCAACTAAGTCAGTACCTGAAGGTCTAGCAGCCATTTTAGCATTTAATCCAGAAGCTACAGTTGAAGATAACAAAACGACAATGACTGAGGCATATGCACATGTCAAAACAGGTCAAATTACTTTTGCTGTTCGTGACACGTCAATTGATGGTGTCGAAATTCAAAAAGATGACTATATGGCTATATCGCAAGGGAAGATTATTCTTGCATCACCTTCACTAGTTGATGTTTCAAAATCATTATTCCATGACTTAGTAGATGAAGATGCAGAAATCATTACAATTATATATGGAGAAGATGTTACAGAAACAGAGGCCAAGGAATTGGCTGCATTTGTAGAAGAAAAATATTCACATGCAGATGTAGAAGTGTACAACGGAAAACAACCACTGTATCCTTATATAATATCAGTCGAATAG
- a CDS encoding Asp23/Gls24 family envelope stress response protein yields the protein MSIELKNEFGQIDISNDVVGQIAGGAAIECYGIVGMATKHQIRDGLTDILRKENFSKGVLVRQNGEDLHIDMYIVISYGTKVSEVAYQVQSKVKYTLNKTLGLAVKSVNIYVQGVRVTNP from the coding sequence ATGTCAATTGAATTGAAAAACGAATTCGGACAAATTGATATTTCAAATGATGTCGTTGGCCAGATTGCGGGTGGAGCAGCGATTGAATGTTATGGAATAGTTGGAATGGCAACAAAACATCAAATTCGAGATGGTTTAACTGATATCTTACGTAAAGAAAACTTCTCTAAAGGTGTACTTGTACGTCAGAATGGCGAAGATCTTCACATAGATATGTACATTGTTATCAGCTATGGTACAAAAGTATCGGAAGTAGCATATCAAGTTCAATCGAAAGTAAAATACACACTAAATAAAACATTAGGCCTAGCTGTTAAATCAGTAAATATTTACGTTCAAGGAGTTCGTGTTACGAACCCATAA
- the rpmB gene encoding 50S ribosomal protein L28: MPKVCVISGRKARAGNARSHAMNKTKRTWGANLQKVRILVNGTPKRVWVSARALKSGKVERV; this comes from the coding sequence ATGCCTAAAGTATGTGTAATTTCAGGGCGTAAAGCTCGTGCTGGTAATGCTCGTTCTCACGCAATGAACAAAACAAAACGCACTTGGGGAGCTAATTTACAAAAAGTTCGTATTCTTGTAAACGGTACTCCAAAACGTGTATGGGTTTCTGCGAGAGCACTGAAATCTGGAAAAGTTGAGCGCGTTTAA
- the spoVM gene encoding stage V sporulation protein SpoVM: MRVYTFRLPKAVSGFARMCLGWMDKEDKPKKKKNEKKPD; this comes from the coding sequence ATGCGTGTTTATACCTTTAGATTACCGAAAGCAGTTAGTGGTTTTGCAAGAATGTGTTTGGGATGGATGGATAAAGAAGACAAACCTAAAAAGAAGAAAAATGAAAAAAAGCCAGACTGA
- a CDS encoding thiamine diphosphokinase: MKTVVICAGGPIDELAPLEPYKLSDEVVFIGADKGSVYLLNEGIIPTVAVGDFDSLSSEEFLDLTNRVASVKVASVDKNETDTDLALIHSLDFDPQQVVLVGVTGGRLDHFISVLNSVYRFQKDNPGIQFIVRNKWNEMRLLTPGIIKLTTNPQLPFMSFFAFHENVEEITLTGMKYNVSNETINIGSSRFTSNQLLDEHGSISFSSGICLLIRSSDQ; the protein is encoded by the coding sequence ATGAAAACGGTTGTGATTTGCGCTGGGGGGCCAATTGATGAATTGGCCCCCCTTGAGCCCTACAAATTATCTGATGAAGTTGTTTTTATTGGAGCGGACAAGGGCTCAGTGTATTTACTTAACGAAGGCATTATTCCAACTGTAGCTGTTGGTGATTTTGATTCACTATCTTCAGAAGAATTTTTGGATTTAACCAACCGAGTGGCTTCAGTAAAAGTAGCATCTGTGGATAAAAATGAAACGGATACAGATTTAGCACTCATACACTCACTTGATTTCGATCCACAACAAGTCGTCTTAGTAGGTGTAACAGGAGGGCGTTTGGACCATTTTATTTCGGTACTCAACAGCGTGTATCGATTTCAGAAGGACAATCCTGGAATTCAATTTATCGTACGTAACAAATGGAATGAAATGCGTCTGTTAACACCTGGTATCATAAAATTAACTACAAATCCTCAATTACCATTTATGTCTTTTTTTGCTTTTCATGAAAATGTCGAAGAAATAACATTAACTGGCATGAAATATAATGTGAGCAATGAAACCATAAATATAGGTAGTTCACGATTTACAAGTAATCAACTATTGGACGAACATGGGTCTATCTCCTTTTCATCTGGCATATGTTTATTAATACGAAGCTCAGATCAATGA